In Nymphaea colorata isolate Beijing-Zhang1983 chromosome 5, ASM883128v2, whole genome shotgun sequence, one genomic interval encodes:
- the LOC116255175 gene encoding protein PLASTID TRANSCRIPTIONALLY ACTIVE 16, chloroplastic, which translates to MAHSLGSNSFLLNPSHRSSLPSKNHRRSSFISAAAPKRGISFPPFRVGKQGDGEPGEGSKQEAPEKGRKNPFNFGNVNVPDVQALIPISQASALTRRKDSQTVFVAGATGQAGVRITQTLLRQGYKVRAGVQDLGFAQELARIAANYKIISNEELKRLNAVESAFESPESIAKAIGNAAKAVVTVGPGENGPSTAVTALDALKVVQGAELAGVQHVVLIYEVAVTPVSTYNVLDGLSSFFSNIFSFNQELSLPELLAKVAETEIGYTLIKANLADDYSPESSYNVVIRPEGSAAQDDYKVSKSQVATLVADVFSNIAIAENKVVEVGTSPSAPARSTDELFSTIPEDGRRKAYAEAVARAKAEEEALEASRKAQEAAEAARKLEEEVKKLSKQEVIAATLAEEAQEKAQAVGSNIDKLLSRAKSAGQDFSWEKLSSQFADSIKLKPNEIPKVQLATIRGQAKAQTLPPKKAIVKPPKQAKQPQPPQPKLKPNEKKSEVRNVFGGLFKQETIYIDDD; encoded by the exons ATGGCTCACTCTCTTGGCTCCAACTCCTTTCTTCTTAATCCCTCTCATCGTTCATCCCTCCCGTCAAAAAATCACAGAAGGAGTTCCTTTATTTCCGCGGCGGCGCCAAAGAGGGGCATCTCCTTCCCTCCCTTTAGAGTCGGGAAGCAAGGCGACGGCGAGCCTGGGGAGGGAAGCAAGCAAGAGGCGCCGGAGAAAGGCAGAAAGAATCCGTTCAATTTCGGAAACGTGAATGTGCCTGATGTTCAGGCATTGATCCCCATCAGCCAGGCTTCAGCCTTGACGCGTCGAAAGGACAGCCAAACTGTTTTTGTTGCTGGTGCAACTGGCCAGGCCGGTGTGAGGATCACACAAACACTTCTCCGGCAGGGATACAAGGTCCGGGCCGGCGTTCAGGACCTTGGGTTCGCGCAAGAGCTTGCTCGCATTGCTGCTAATTATAAG ATAATTTCCAATGAGGAACTGAAGCGACTGAATGCTGTGGAATCTGCATTTGAGAGTCCAGAATCAATTGCAAAGGCAATTGGTAATGCCGCAAAGGCTGTTGTCACTGTAGGTCCTGGCGAGAATGGTCCGAGCACTGCGGTAACTGCATTGGATGCTCTGAAGGTGGTCCAGGGAGCTGAGCTTGCTGGTGTCCAGCATGTTGTGCTGATCTATGAAGTAGCTGTAACTCCAGTCTCCACCTACAACGTGCTAGATGGTCTCTCATCCTTCTTCTCGAACATTTTCTCCTTCAACCAAGAGCTATCCTTGCCAGAATTGCTGGCAAAAGTGGCTGAAACTGAAATTGGTTACACACTGATTAAGGCCAACCTTGCCGATGATTACTCACCAGAGAGCAGCTACAATGTTGTCATTAGACCGGAAGGGAGTGCAGCTCAAGATGACTACAAA GTGTCAAAATCGCAGGTTGCTACCCTGGTGGCAGATGTTTTCTCAAACATAGCAATTGCAGAAAACAAG GTTGTTGAAGTTGGTACAAGTCCATCGGCTCCAGCAAGATCAACTGATGAACTATTCAG CACGATTCCAGAAGATGGAAGAAGGAAGGCCTACGCTGAAGCTGTGGCAAGAGCTAAAGCAGAGGAAGAAGCACTAGAAGCATCAAGGAAGGCACAAGAAGCAGCAGAGGCTGCAAGGAAGCTGGAAGAGGAAGTAAAGAAGCTCTCCAAACAGGAGGTAATAGCTGCCACCTTAGCAGAAGAAGCCCAAGAGAAGGCCCAAGCAGTTGGGTCTAACATTGACAAATTACTTAGTAGAGCAAAATCTGCGGGACAGGACTTCTCCTGGGAGAAATTATCATCTCAGTTTGCAGATTCCATCAAACTGAAACCAAATGAGATTCCAAAAGTTCAGTTGGCAACAATTCGTGGACAAGCAAAAGCTCAGACTTTGCCTCCAAAGAAGGCGATTGTAAAGCCACCAAAGCAGGCAAAACAACCCCAACCACCTCAGCCGAAATTGAAacccaatgaaaaaaaatctgaagtTAGGAATGTGTTTGGTGGCCTATTCAAGCAAGAGACAATCTACATTGATGATGATTGA
- the LOC116254012 gene encoding potassium transporter 26-like: protein MEAEDDRIDHIESTEVEVKGSSEFSGRRMPSFTRYYKEKPREPQDYSVLQTLLFAYQSLGVVYGDLGTSPLYVFSSINLSNPEEKDILGILSLIFWTLTLIALVKYVFIVLQADDHGEGGTFALYSLICQHVNLQTRITKQNARLESDTNLRFFSQRSTLQSRTKQFLEKSPRAQALVIFIVLFGTCMLIGDGALTPAISVLSAVQGIQKRSSKIDQMDVVLISIAILLVLFLFQSYGSSRVGFAFSPIMILWFGCTSSIGVYNIIKFYPAIFKALSPHYIFVFFDRNHKHGWEVLGAVFLCMTGGEAMFADLGHFTKKSIQIAFSAFIYPALILTYGGQAAYLVKHPESLRSSFYSSIPDPVFWPMFVIATLAAIVASQSLISASFSITRQSMALGCFPRVTMLHTSKSHEGQVYSPEVNYFLMVACILIVAGFKGGPEIGNAYGVAVVWVMLITTCLMTVVMLTIWHTNAFLVAVFFMVFFSLEGTYMTSLLNKVPQGGWVPFAISVFFLIIMLSWTYGRSKKHEYESKRKMTPADLSQLISEVQACYVPGVCLFFTDLVNGIPPIVRHYVKNVGALRRITVIITIRTLPIRTVLPDERYFVGKLGPDGMYRCLVQYGYTDVPGMEDDKFIASVMEKIKEQIDSNDELTKLESAKVHDVVFVMGRTILRSSKQNGCIDRIIINYVYRFLQKNFRSTVSMLGIHPEKLLQVGILYEI from the exons ATGGAGGCCGAAGACGACCGTATCGATCACATTGAGTCTACGGAGGTGGAGGTTAAGGGCAGCAGCGAGTTTAGTGGGAGGAGGATGCCTAGCTTCACTCGCTACTACAAGGAAAAGCCTCGAGAGCCACAG GACTACTCTGTACTGCAAACACTGCTGTTTGCCTATCAATCTCTTGGAGTTGTCTATGGAGATCTTGGGACATCACCGCTCTACGTTTTTAGCTCTATTAATCTCTCAAACCCTGAAGAGAAGGATATATTGGGAATTCTGAGCCTCATATTTTGGACCTTAACTCTTATTGCTTTAGTCAAGTATGTTTTTATTGTTCTGCAAGCTGACGACCATGGAGAAG GTGGTACATTTGCATTATATTCATTGATATGCCAGCACGTGAATTTGCAAACAAGAATCACCAAGCAGAATGCAAGGCTAGAATCAGACACCAACTTGAGATTCTTCAGTCAAAGAAGCACGTTGCAGTCCAGAACAAAGCAGTTCTTAGAGAAGAGTCCGAGAGCTCAAGCACTGGTGATCTTTATTGTTCTGTTTGGAACTTGCATGCTTATTGGTGATGGAGCTCTAACTCCTGCAATCTCAG TGTTATCTGCTGTCCAAGGTATCCAGAAGAGATCCTCAAAGATTGACCAAA TGGATGTGGTTCTGATATCAATTGCAATTCTATtggtactttttcttttccaaagctATGGCAGCAGTAGAGTTGGCTTTGCTTTCTCTCCGATCATGATTCTGTGGTTTGGATGCACGTCATCAATTGGTGTCTATAACATCATCAAATTCTATCCTGCGATTTTCAAGGCACTCTCCCCGCactatatttttgttttctttgacagAAATCATAAGCATGGATGGGAAGTTCTTGGAGCAGTTTTTTTGTGCATGACAG GTGGAGAAGCCATGTTTGCTGATCTGGGACACTTCACCAAGAAATCCATTCAG ATTGCATTCTCAGCCTTCATATATCCTGCACTAATACTGACATATGGAGGGCAGGCTGCATATTTGGTAAAACATCCAGAAAGTCTAAGAAGTTCGTTTTACAGCTCCATCCCTGATCCAGTGTTTTGGCCAATGTTTGTTATTGCCACACTGGCTGCCATTGTTGCAAGTCAGTCACTAATCTCTGCAAGTTTCTCCATCACAAGACAGTCAATGGCATTAGGTTGCTTTCCCCGGGTCACAATGCTGCACACCTCAAAAAGCCATGAAGGCCAGGTGTATTCCCCAGAAGTAAACTATTTTCTCATGGTGGCATGCATTCTCATTGTTGCTGGTTTCAAAGGCGGTCCTGAGATTGGGAATGCATATG GTGTAGCCGTTGTATGGGTGATGCTCATAACAACTTGTTTAATGACTGTAGTTATGCTTACCATATGGCACACAAATGCCTTCCTTGTTGCAGTCTTCTTCATGGTGTTCTTCTCCCTAGAGGGAACATACATGACATCTTTACTCAACAAAGTTCCTCAAGGTGGTTGGGTTCCATTTGCAATCTCTGTGTTCTTCCTCATAATCATGCTGTCATGGACGTATGGAAGAAGCAAAAAGCATGAGTATGAATCAAAAAGGAAGATGACTCCAGCTGATCTCAGCCAGCTAATCTCTGAAGTACAAGCCTGTTATGTTCCTGGGGTTTGTTTATTCTTCACAGACCTTGTCAATGGCATCCCACCAATTGTCAGGCATTATGTCAAAAATGTTGGTGCTCTGCGCAGAATCACAGTGATAATTACCATCAGAACTCTGCCCATTCGAACTGTTCTTCCAGATGAACGATATTTTGTTGGAAAACTGGGACCTGATGGAATGTACAGATGCTTGGTGCAGTATGGATACACCGATGTTCCTGGAATGGAAGATGACAAATTCATAGCTTCAGTCATggagaaaatcaaggaacagATTGACAGTAATGATGAACTTACCAAACTTGAGTCTGCCAAAGTTCATGATGTAGTTTTTGTCATGGGAAGAACAATCCTGAGGTCAAGCAAGCAAAATGGGTGCATCGATCGCATTATCATCAATTATGTCTACCGTTTTCTGCAGAAGAACTTCAGATCCACAGTTTCTATGCTAGGAATTCATCCGGAGAAGCTACTGCAAGTTGGAATCCTCTATGAAATATAA
- the LOC116253868 gene encoding AT-hook motif nuclear-localized protein 20-like, which translates to MWKAEFDSFRCCVELERERFSTPQLGPSFLFEIFFRLFSLHRRANRKVQVAYEATAPAKEEEEGTARRRRKREEGKKQQQKKKKKKKKKKKKKKKQLKGISGRKKGIREQSRRREGRKKGVRTKEELANRWWGGSVGLGGVDPVSAPALAPPSLHLHNSEEEPAGLGRLGAPAKREHDPSGSAAVNNGAGHDDEDNEGRAGEGDHEHDEHATGTEIVEAGGRRPRGRPPGSKNKPKPPIIITRESPNALRSHILEIASGSDVVESVANFARRRQRGVCLLSGSGVVANVTLRQPAAPGAVVTLPGRFEILSLSGAFLPAPSPPGATGLTIYLAGGQGQVVGGSVVGALIASGPVMVIAATFSNATYERLPLDEEAENLAMQQQQSSSGGGGVNNSQSGGANGGSNGGGGLATSGGQQQHGLPDPTSLPIYNLPPNLLPNGQMPHDVYGWAAPRPPPY; encoded by the exons ATGTGGAAAG CTGAGTTCGATTCATTCCGGTGCTGTGTTgaactagagagagaaagattctCGACTCCCCAGCTCGGGCCCTCCTTCCTTTTCGAGATCTTCTTCAGGTTGTTCTCTTTACACAGAAGAGCCAACAGAAAAGTACAAGTAGCATACGAAGCAACAGCGCCagccaaagaagaagaagaaggaacagcaagaaggagaagaaaaagggaagaaggaaagaagcagcagcagaagaagaagaagaagaagaagaagaagaagaagaagaagaagaagcagctgAAAGGAAtaagtggaagaaaaaaaggaataagAGAGCAAagcagaagaagggaaggaagaaaaaaaggggTGAGGACAAAGGAAGAGCTGGCGAACAGGTGGTGGGGAGGGAGCGTGGGGCTCGGGGGAGTGGATCCGGTGTCGGCACCGGCGCTCGCCCCACCGAGCCTCCACCTCCACAACTCAGAAGAAGAGCCGGCGGGTCTTGGACGGCTCGGAGCTCCGGCGAAGCGCGAGCATGACCCCTCAGGCAGCGCCGCGGTCAACAACGGCGCCGGGCACGATGATGAGGACAACGAAGGCCGCGCTGGCGAAGGGGACCACGAGCACGACGAACACGCTACCGGCACCGAGATCGTCGAGGCCGGGGGCCGACGTCCCCGCGGCCGGCCCCCGGGCTCGAAGAACAAGCCAAAGCCGCCGATCATAATCACACGCGAGAGCCCCAACGCCCTCCGGAGCCACATCCTCGAGATCGCAAGCGGCAGCGACGTCGTGGAGAGCGTCGCCAACTTTGCCCGGCGCCGCCAGCGAGGGGTCTGTCTCCTCAGCGGCAGCGGCGTCGTCGCCAACGTCACTCTTCGCCAGCCGGCAGCCCCCGGCGCTGTCGTCACCCTCCCCGGCCGCTTCGAgatcctctccctctctggtgCCTTCCTCCCCGCTCCTTCTCCACCCGGCGCTACCGGCCTCACGATCTACCTCGCAGGCGGCCAGGGCCAGGTCGTGGGCGGCAGCGTCGTTGGCGCCCTCATCGCCTCCGGCCCGGTCATGGTGATTGCCGCGACCTTCAGCAACGCTACCTATGAGAGATTGCCACTAGACGAGGAGGCCGAGAACCTCGCAATGCAGCAGCAGCAATCGTCCTCCGGCGGCGGAGGAGTGAACAATTCTCAGAGCGGCGGAGCAAACGGTGGTAGTAATGGTGGTGGTGGCTTGGCAACAAGCGGCGGGCAGCAGCAACACGGCCTGCCCGACCCTACTTCGCTGCCCATCTACAATCTGCCGCCCAATTTGCTGCCCAACGGGCAGATGCCCCACGACGTCTACGGCTGGGCTGCTCCACGTCCACCACCATattga